In Sinorhizobium sojae CCBAU 05684, a single window of DNA contains:
- a CDS encoding response regulator has product MTRILLVEDNEMNRDMLSRRLSRRGFDVLIAENGQVGVELATSERPDLILMDMSLPVMDGWEATRRIKANPATCGIPVIALTAHAMANDRDMALEAGCDDYDSKPIDLLQLVRKIEQLLETSP; this is encoded by the coding sequence ATGACGAGAATCCTTCTGGTGGAAGACAATGAAATGAACCGCGACATGCTTTCACGGCGACTGTCCCGTCGCGGCTTCGATGTGCTGATCGCAGAGAATGGACAGGTCGGCGTCGAGCTCGCCACCTCGGAAAGACCGGACCTGATCCTCATGGACATGAGCCTGCCCGTCATGGATGGATGGGAGGCCACACGGCGGATCAAGGCCAATCCTGCGACGTGCGGGATCCCGGTCATCGCGCTCACCGCGCACGCGATGGCGAACGACCGGGACATGGCGCTCGAGGCCGGCTGCGACGACTATGACAGCAAGCCGATAGACCTCTTGCAGCTGGTCAGGAAGATCGAGCAATTGCTGGAGACATCGCCTTGA
- a CDS encoding response regulator: MSALGEPLRSIEAAPTKGLARRLAGLPISARVAALTAAGLISLILSSMFLTQALYRSADRMAETTELFDRAASAAAAHVAFGDLRYWLTDLSVSLLMNSQRNAERARERLEVQLERLAMHSPRTVNEIRKEVDAYVETALQATDAYTQDNRIIGNTLLAQARTHSGSVDQDLNELVEQVKAEAETARNEVVQQAQRTATAAAILVGLLVVIGSVLTLLVLRSIVGPLRRLNRVIGELTDGRYDVEIPQEGGDDFGAMARTLSLFRQSAIEKKKLEEEAERQRRTIAAALEAISDGFVLYDPDDRILVANSKYCEIFPSHAPNTLRGRSFRDVLEEDVASGHLDLEGKSPAEWIENRLRLHRDPAGFVDEKRFGDKWVRITKRKIPDGGTVAVYTDITELKLRQTELERAKSNAESASEAKSRFLASMSHELRTPLNAIIGYSEMLIEEAQDHGEDDFVPDLEKIASAGRHLLSLINDILDLSKIEANRMEVFLETFDIAALLSDVSATVAPLMAKNENEFVQDFGADLGEMHSDQTKLRQNLFNLLSNAAKFTRAGRVTLSVRRERRGEADWLVFKVSDTGIGMTAEQQERLFNPFTQADASTTRNYGGTGLGLSITRSFSRMIGGIVTVESEVGKGSVFTMEAPAECGQQTDGQQSAEAPLIPPGRTALIIDDEPAARSLIAKALAEAGLTSIEAASGAEGIEAARKHRPAAIILDIIMPHQDGWAVLRTLKSDPELCTIPVILATILADRELGLSLGAVEYLTKPIDTEKLIRTIEACGGGNRDVLIIDDDRASRDFLRRILVKRSWTVREAGDGVRGLELMRRLLPRLVLLDLLMPEMDGFQTLSEMQRIPELQNIPVVVVTSKDLSKKELRWLRDRAVAVVNKGANSRSQLVEALERQIASQEPATTATPNS; this comes from the coding sequence ATGAGCGCGCTCGGAGAGCCGTTGAGGTCCATCGAAGCTGCCCCGACCAAGGGGCTCGCCCGCCGGCTCGCCGGTCTGCCGATCTCTGCCCGCGTGGCAGCCCTGACCGCGGCCGGCCTGATCAGCCTCATTCTTTCCTCCATGTTTCTGACGCAGGCCCTCTATCGCAGCGCCGACCGGATGGCCGAAACCACGGAGCTGTTCGACCGCGCGGCATCGGCAGCCGCCGCGCATGTCGCCTTCGGAGACCTGCGATACTGGCTGACCGATCTCTCCGTCAGCCTGCTGATGAATTCGCAGCGCAATGCCGAGCGGGCGCGTGAACGCCTGGAGGTACAGCTGGAGCGGCTCGCAATGCACTCGCCCCGGACGGTCAACGAAATCCGGAAGGAAGTCGACGCCTATGTCGAAACGGCGCTTCAGGCGACCGACGCCTATACGCAGGACAACCGCATCATCGGCAATACACTGCTGGCGCAGGCACGCACCCATAGCGGCAGCGTCGATCAGGACTTGAACGAGCTTGTCGAGCAGGTGAAGGCTGAGGCGGAGACCGCCCGCAACGAGGTGGTTCAGCAGGCGCAGAGGACCGCCACCGCCGCCGCGATCCTGGTGGGCCTCCTCGTCGTGATCGGCTCGGTTCTCACCCTGCTCGTCCTGCGCTCGATCGTCGGTCCGCTGAGGCGCCTCAACCGCGTGATCGGAGAATTGACGGACGGACGCTACGACGTCGAGATACCCCAGGAGGGCGGCGACGATTTCGGAGCGATGGCGAGGACGCTTTCGCTTTTCCGGCAAAGCGCGATCGAAAAAAAGAAGCTCGAAGAGGAGGCCGAGCGGCAAAGACGCACGATCGCCGCGGCGCTCGAGGCGATCTCCGATGGCTTCGTCCTCTATGATCCGGACGACAGAATCCTGGTCGCCAACAGCAAATATTGCGAGATCTTTCCCAGCCACGCGCCGAATACGCTCCGCGGCAGAAGCTTCCGCGACGTCCTGGAGGAGGACGTTGCGAGCGGGCACCTGGACCTCGAAGGTAAATCGCCCGCAGAGTGGATCGAGAACCGCCTGCGCCTGCACCGGGATCCGGCCGGCTTCGTCGACGAAAAACGGTTCGGCGACAAGTGGGTCCGCATCACCAAACGAAAGATTCCCGATGGCGGGACCGTCGCCGTCTACACCGACATCACCGAACTCAAGCTGCGGCAGACCGAGCTCGAGCGGGCCAAGAGCAACGCTGAATCCGCGAGCGAGGCCAAGAGCCGCTTTCTCGCCTCCATGAGCCATGAACTGCGCACGCCTTTGAACGCCATCATCGGCTACAGCGAAATGCTGATAGAAGAGGCGCAGGACCATGGGGAGGACGATTTCGTGCCCGATCTCGAGAAGATCGCCTCCGCCGGCCGGCACCTCCTCTCGCTCATCAACGACATCCTCGACCTGTCGAAGATCGAGGCCAACAGGATGGAGGTTTTCCTCGAGACCTTCGATATCGCCGCATTGCTGAGCGATGTGAGCGCCACCGTCGCACCGCTGATGGCCAAGAACGAGAACGAGTTCGTCCAGGACTTCGGCGCCGATCTCGGGGAGATGCACTCCGACCAGACCAAGCTACGCCAGAATCTCTTCAACCTGCTCAGCAATGCGGCCAAATTCACCAGGGCCGGCCGGGTGACGCTGTCGGTCCGGCGCGAGAGGCGCGGGGAGGCGGACTGGCTCGTCTTCAAAGTGTCCGATACGGGGATCGGCATGACCGCGGAGCAGCAGGAGCGGCTTTTCAATCCCTTCACCCAGGCCGATGCCTCCACCACCCGGAACTATGGCGGCACAGGGCTGGGCTTGAGCATCACCCGCAGCTTCAGCCGCATGATCGGCGGCATCGTCACCGTCGAAAGCGAAGTCGGAAAGGGCTCGGTCTTCACGATGGAAGCGCCGGCGGAATGCGGCCAACAGACCGACGGGCAGCAATCGGCCGAAGCGCCTCTGATCCCGCCTGGTCGCACGGCCCTGATCATCGACGACGAGCCGGCCGCGCGCAGCCTGATTGCCAAGGCCCTTGCGGAAGCGGGGCTCACCTCGATCGAGGCGGCAAGCGGCGCCGAAGGCATAGAGGCCGCGCGCAAGCACCGGCCGGCGGCGATCATCCTCGACATCATCATGCCGCATCAGGACGGCTGGGCGGTGCTGCGGACGCTGAAGAGCGATCCCGAACTGTGCACAATCCCCGTCATCCTCGCGACGATTCTTGCCGATCGCGAGCTCGGCCTCTCGCTCGGCGCGGTCGAATATCTGACGAAGCCCATCGACACGGAGAAGCTGATCAGGACGATCGAGGCTTGCGGCGGCGGCAATCGCGATGTGCTGATCATCGACGACGATCGGGCCTCGCGCGATTTCCTCCGTCGTATTCTCGTCAAGAGGAGCTGGACGGTCCGCGAAGCCGGCGACGGCGTCCGCGGTCTCGAACTGATGAGACGGCTGCTGCCGCGCCTCGTTCTGCTCGATCTTCTTATGCCGGAAATGGACGGCTTCCAGACCCTGAGCGAAATGCAGAGAATTCCGGAACTGCAGAACATTCCCGTCGTCGTCGTCACGTCGAAGGACCTGTCTAAAAAGGAGTTGCGGTGGCTGCGCGACCGGGCGGTCGCCGTCGTCAACAAGGGCGCGAACAGCAGGTCCCAGCTGGTCGAGGCCCTCGAGCGCCAGATCGCATCACAGGAACCGGCAACCACGGCGACCCCGAACAGCTGA
- a CDS encoding Tll0287-like domain-containing protein: MEAFAAFARTTFLALLAGCMLLPAAAAEQAADVETGTRLAELLRAARSVLSNYQSLINDPSIGDKQLDGERFTTEAIALYAKRTGGPLMTDALAERDRKLLEAQIDAMREVVDEQQADINRPGIGFKGFVPAVFARLMNEKFATKVGAEALVRVTAPEALVRNRKSLPDDWESGVIENVFLDPERPKGEIYTEMTTVNDRPAFRMLLPEYYTESCLTCHGSPKGEIDVTGYPKEGGKAGDLGGAISIVLFK, translated from the coding sequence ATGGAAGCCTTTGCAGCCTTCGCGCGAACCACTTTTCTGGCTCTATTGGCCGGTTGCATGCTCCTGCCTGCGGCAGCGGCTGAACAGGCTGCCGATGTCGAGACCGGGACGCGGCTCGCGGAATTGCTGCGCGCCGCTCGAAGCGTGCTCTCCAATTATCAGTCGCTCATCAACGATCCGTCCATCGGAGACAAGCAACTCGACGGCGAGCGCTTCACGACGGAGGCGATTGCCCTTTATGCCAAGCGCACCGGCGGTCCGTTGATGACCGACGCCCTAGCCGAGCGCGACCGCAAACTGCTCGAGGCGCAGATCGACGCGATGCGCGAGGTCGTCGACGAACAGCAGGCCGACATCAACCGTCCCGGCATCGGCTTCAAGGGCTTCGTCCCGGCAGTTTTCGCCCGGCTGATGAACGAGAAGTTCGCGACCAAGGTGGGAGCGGAGGCGCTGGTCCGCGTGACGGCGCCCGAGGCGCTTGTGCGCAACCGCAAGTCCCTTCCCGATGACTGGGAGTCAGGGGTCATCGAGAACGTCTTTTTAGACCCCGAAAGGCCGAAGGGCGAGATCTACACGGAAATGACGACGGTCAACGACCGGCCCGCTTTCCGCATGCTGCTACCGGAATACTACACGGAGTCCTGCCTTACCTGTCACGGTTCGCCGAAGGGCGAAATCGATGTCACCGGCTATCCGAAGGAGGGGGGCAAGGCAGGCGATCTCGGCGGCGCGATCAGTATCGTCTTGTTCAAATGA
- the urtA gene encoding urea ABC transporter substrate-binding protein, whose product MTIKARVTGAFLAAVLSTTAFNGAFAAEDTIKVGILHSLSGTMAISETTLKDAMLMLIEEQNNKGGLLGKKLEAVVVDPASDWPLFAEKARELISVDKVSAVFGCWTSVSRKSVLPVFEELNSILFYPVQYEGEESQRNVFYTGAAPNQQAIPAVDYLMENEEVERWVLAGTDYVYPRTTNKILEAYLISKGVKPEDIMINYTPFGHSDWQTIVSDIKKFGSAGKKTAVVSTINGDANVPFYKELANQGIKAEDIPVVAFSVGEEELAGLDTAPLVGHLAAWNYFQSVDNPANAEFIETWKAFTKNDKRVTNDPMEAHYIGFNMWLKAVEKAGTTDTDAVLDAMIGVSVPNLSGGYSTMMPNHHITKPVLIGEIQADGQFETVWETPGLVVGDEWSDYLPDSKDLISDWRAPMSCGNFNVATGKCGGKGS is encoded by the coding sequence ATGACTATCAAGGCACGCGTCACCGGCGCATTCCTCGCTGCCGTCCTTTCGACGACCGCGTTCAACGGCGCCTTTGCCGCCGAGGACACGATCAAGGTCGGCATCCTGCATTCGCTTTCGGGAACCATGGCGATCTCCGAGACGACGCTCAAAGACGCCATGCTGATGCTGATCGAGGAGCAGAACAATAAGGGCGGACTGCTCGGCAAGAAGCTCGAGGCGGTCGTCGTTGATCCGGCTTCCGACTGGCCGCTCTTCGCCGAAAAGGCGCGCGAACTGATCTCCGTCGACAAGGTTTCGGCCGTCTTCGGCTGCTGGACGTCCGTATCGCGCAAGTCCGTACTGCCGGTTTTCGAGGAGCTGAACTCGATCCTTTTCTATCCCGTCCAGTATGAGGGTGAGGAAAGCCAGCGCAACGTCTTCTATACGGGTGCTGCGCCGAACCAGCAGGCGATCCCGGCCGTCGACTATCTGATGGAGAACGAAGAGGTCGAACGCTGGGTGCTTGCCGGCACTGACTATGTCTACCCGCGTACGACCAACAAGATCCTCGAGGCCTATCTGATCTCCAAGGGCGTCAAGCCCGAGGACATCATGATCAACTACACGCCCTTTGGACATTCCGATTGGCAGACCATCGTCTCCGACATCAAGAAGTTCGGCTCGGCCGGCAAGAAGACCGCCGTCGTCTCGACCATCAATGGCGACGCCAACGTGCCCTTCTACAAGGAACTCGCGAACCAGGGCATCAAGGCCGAGGATATCCCGGTCGTCGCCTTTTCGGTCGGTGAAGAAGAGCTTGCCGGTCTCGATACGGCGCCGCTCGTGGGACACCTCGCCGCCTGGAACTACTTCCAGTCTGTCGACAACCCGGCCAATGCCGAGTTCATCGAGACCTGGAAGGCCTTCACCAAGAACGACAAGCGGGTCACCAACGACCCGATGGAAGCCCATTATATCGGCTTCAACATGTGGCTGAAGGCGGTCGAGAAGGCCGGCACCACCGATACCGACGCGGTGCTTGACGCGATGATCGGCGTCTCCGTGCCGAACCTCTCGGGCGGCTATTCGACGATGATGCCGAACCACCACATCACCAAGCCGGTGCTGATCGGCGAAATTCAGGCGGACGGCCAGTTCGAGACCGTCTGGGAGACGCCCGGTCTCGTCGTCGGCGACGAATGGTCGGACTACCTGCCGGACTCGAAGGATCTGATCTCCGATTGGCGCGCGCCGATGTCCTGCGGCAACTTCAACGTCGCCACGGGCAAGTGCGGCGGCAAGGGTTCCTGA
- the urtB gene encoding urea ABC transporter permease subunit UrtB — MYRIFLSLLVAVFLIAASAPGARAEEGLRDLVNALGGAKLSDMDEHIAALAKTGDPKVVPILEALGEGKLYARKADGQVFQVKGSGSKLSLTDPVSGESAGEAPKAALSKVKVNNGIRRAVRTALGSLTLMSPDRSARLSAAQSVLQSPNADALDAIEGALAAEKDFEVRALLEQARATTLLVSDRPLEEKKQAVQTLKEGGGRDALSALFSALGSADESLKPDIETAIAGIEQTQALWAAGQNVWYGLSLGSVLLLAAIGLAITFGVMGIINMAHGEMVMLGAYTTFLVQEVVRTSFPGLFDWSLAIALPLAFLVTGAVGLAMERGVIRFLYGRPLETLLATWGMSLILQQAVRTIFGPTNREVGNPSWMSGAFELGGLTITWNRLWIIVFALAVFAALLFLLKKTPMGLQMRAVTQNRRMASSMGIRTPWVDALTFALGSGIAGMAGVALSQIDNVSPNLGQGYIIDSFMVVVFGGVGNLWGTLVGAFSLGILNKFLEPYAGAVLGKILVLVLIILFIQKRPRGLFALKGRAVEA, encoded by the coding sequence ATGTACCGCATCTTCCTATCCCTGCTGGTAGCCGTGTTCCTCATTGCCGCATCCGCCCCAGGGGCTCGGGCGGAGGAGGGGCTGCGCGATCTGGTGAACGCGCTCGGTGGAGCCAAGCTCTCCGACATGGACGAGCACATCGCCGCACTGGCGAAGACCGGCGATCCCAAGGTCGTGCCGATCCTCGAAGCGCTCGGCGAAGGCAAACTTTATGCGCGCAAGGCCGATGGCCAGGTGTTCCAGGTGAAAGGGAGCGGTTCGAAGCTTTCGCTCACCGACCCCGTGTCCGGCGAAAGCGCAGGCGAGGCGCCGAAGGCGGCGCTTTCGAAGGTCAAGGTCAACAACGGCATTCGCCGTGCGGTGCGCACCGCACTCGGCAGCCTGACGCTCATGAGCCCGGACCGCAGTGCGCGCCTCAGCGCAGCGCAATCGGTGCTGCAGTCGCCCAATGCCGACGCACTCGATGCCATCGAAGGCGCGCTTGCCGCCGAGAAGGATTTTGAGGTCCGCGCCTTGCTCGAACAGGCACGCGCCACGACGCTCCTCGTTTCCGACCGGCCGCTCGAAGAAAAAAAACAGGCAGTGCAGACGCTGAAGGAAGGCGGCGGGCGCGACGCGCTCTCCGCTCTCTTCTCCGCCCTCGGTTCCGCAGACGAGTCCCTGAAGCCGGACATCGAGACGGCCATTGCCGGCATCGAGCAGACGCAGGCGCTGTGGGCGGCCGGCCAGAACGTCTGGTACGGCCTCTCGCTCGGCTCGGTGCTGCTGCTCGCCGCGATCGGTCTTGCCATCACCTTCGGCGTCATGGGCATCATCAACATGGCGCATGGCGAGATGGTGATGCTCGGCGCCTATACGACCTTTCTGGTCCAGGAGGTCGTGCGTACCTCGTTTCCCGGTCTTTTCGACTGGTCGCTGGCGATCGCGCTGCCGCTCGCCTTTCTCGTCACCGGCGCTGTCGGGTTGGCGATGGAGCGCGGCGTCATCCGCTTCCTCTATGGCCGCCCGCTGGAGACCTTGCTCGCCACCTGGGGCATGTCGCTGATCCTGCAGCAGGCGGTCCGCACCATCTTCGGTCCCACCAACCGCGAGGTCGGCAATCCCTCCTGGATGTCCGGCGCCTTCGAACTTGGCGGCCTGACGATCACATGGAACCGCCTCTGGATCATCGTCTTCGCGCTCGCCGTCTTCGCCGCTCTGCTCTTCCTCCTGAAGAAGACGCCGATGGGCCTGCAGATGCGGGCGGTGACGCAGAACCGGCGCATGGCCTCTTCGATGGGGATCCGCACGCCATGGGTCGATGCGCTCACCTTCGCGCTCGGCTCCGGCATTGCCGGCATGGCGGGGGTCGCGCTCTCGCAGATCGACAACGTCTCGCCCAATCTCGGCCAGGGCTACATCATCGACAGCTTCATGGTCGTCGTCTTCGGCGGCGTCGGAAATCTCTGGGGCACGCTGGTTGGAGCCTTTTCGCTCGGCATCCTCAACAAGTTCCTGGAGCCCTACGCCGGCGCCGTGCTCGGCAAGATCCTCGTGCTCGTGCTGATCATCCTCTTCATCCAGAAGCGGCCACGCGGGCTGTTCGCACTCAAGGGCCGGGCGGTGGAAGCATGA
- the urtC gene encoding urea ABC transporter permease subunit UrtC produces the protein MITSFLVKSLDRTIVIAVAILLALAALVPALNLMTAPDHPLHVPTYLVSLFGKYLSYALLALALDLVWGFCGILSLGHAAFFALGGYAMGMYLMRQIGARGSYGDPLLPDFMVFLNWKELPWFWYGFDMFWFAALMVLLVPGLIAFVFGWFAFRSRVNGVYLSIITQAMTYALLLAFFRNDMGFGGNNGLTDFKDILGFSIQADGTRAALFAASALALALSLVITSAIVRSKFGKVLVALRDAESRTRFLGYRVEHMKLFAFTVSAMMAGVAGALYVPQVGIINPGEFAPANSIEVVIWTAVGGRGTLIGPIIGAILVNGGKSIFTAAFPEFWLFALGGLFVLVTLFLPKGVVGTAQQLVTRRRADREAARRENEDEQRGLEVAEPMAAE, from the coding sequence ATGATCACCTCGTTTCTCGTCAAATCGCTGGACCGGACGATTGTCATTGCCGTGGCGATCCTGCTGGCACTCGCCGCTCTCGTCCCGGCGCTCAACCTGATGACCGCTCCGGACCATCCGCTGCATGTGCCGACCTACCTCGTCTCGCTGTTCGGCAAGTACCTGAGCTATGCGCTGCTGGCGCTCGCGCTCGACCTCGTCTGGGGATTTTGCGGCATTCTCTCCCTCGGGCACGCGGCCTTCTTCGCGCTTGGCGGCTATGCCATGGGCATGTACCTGATGCGCCAGATCGGTGCACGCGGCTCCTATGGCGATCCGTTGCTGCCGGATTTCATGGTCTTCCTCAACTGGAAGGAACTGCCCTGGTTCTGGTACGGCTTCGACATGTTCTGGTTCGCGGCGCTGATGGTCCTGCTCGTCCCGGGGCTCATCGCCTTCGTCTTCGGCTGGTTCGCCTTCCGCTCGCGCGTCAACGGCGTCTACCTCTCGATCATCACTCAGGCGATGACCTATGCGCTGCTGCTTGCCTTCTTCAGGAACGACATGGGTTTCGGCGGCAATAACGGCCTGACGGACTTCAAGGACATTCTGGGTTTCAGCATCCAAGCGGACGGCACGCGCGCTGCGCTCTTTGCGGCCTCGGCGCTGGCGCTCGCCCTCTCGCTCGTCATCACCTCTGCAATCGTGCGCTCGAAATTTGGCAAGGTGCTGGTGGCGCTGCGGGATGCGGAAAGCCGCACCCGCTTCCTCGGCTACCGCGTTGAGCACATGAAGCTTTTCGCCTTCACCGTCTCGGCGATGATGGCGGGCGTTGCCGGCGCGCTTTACGTACCGCAGGTCGGCATCATCAACCCCGGCGAGTTCGCCCCCGCCAATTCGATCGAGGTGGTCATCTGGACGGCTGTCGGCGGCCGCGGCACGCTGATCGGCCCGATCATCGGCGCGATCCTCGTCAATGGCGGAAAAAGCATCTTCACCGCCGCCTTTCCCGAATTCTGGCTTTTTGCGCTCGGTGGACTTTTCGTGCTGGTGACGTTGTTCCTGCCGAAGGGCGTGGTCGGAACCGCCCAGCAACTCGTCACCCGACGCCGAGCCGATCGCGAGGCCGCCCGGAGGGAAAACGAGGATGAGCAACGGGGCCTTGAGGTCGCCGAACCGATGGCTGCGGAGTAA
- the urtD gene encoding urea ABC transporter ATP-binding protein UrtD — protein MTEKKPRSLLYLDGVSVSFDGFKALNSLSFIVEPGELRAIIGPNGAGKTTMMDIITGKTRPDEGEVYFKGDIDLTQRDEAEIAQLGIGRKFQKPTVFESHTVWDNLELALNRSRGVFATLFYRLTGEDKARIEEILSTVRLTARRDDLAANLSHGQKQWLEIGMLLAQEPELLLVDEPVAGMTDAETVETAVLLKEIARTRSVVVVEHDMGFIRDLGVKVTCLAEGSVLAEGSIDFVSNDPKVIENYLGR, from the coding sequence ATGACCGAGAAGAAACCCAGGAGCCTGCTCTATCTCGACGGCGTTTCCGTCTCCTTCGACGGCTTCAAGGCGCTGAATTCGCTCTCCTTTATCGTGGAGCCGGGGGAATTGCGGGCGATCATCGGCCCGAATGGGGCCGGCAAGACGACGATGATGGACATCATCACCGGCAAGACACGGCCCGACGAGGGCGAGGTCTATTTCAAGGGCGACATCGACCTCACGCAAAGGGACGAGGCGGAAATCGCCCAGCTCGGCATCGGCCGCAAGTTCCAGAAGCCGACGGTCTTCGAAAGCCATACGGTGTGGGACAATCTCGAACTGGCGCTCAACCGCAGCCGCGGTGTCTTCGCCACCCTGTTCTATCGCCTCACCGGCGAGGACAAGGCCCGCATCGAGGAAATCCTTTCGACCGTGCGGCTGACCGCGCGCCGAGACGACCTCGCCGCCAATCTCTCGCATGGACAGAAGCAATGGCTGGAGATCGGCATGCTGCTCGCGCAGGAGCCGGAACTGCTGCTCGTCGACGAGCCGGTCGCCGGCATGACCGATGCGGAGACGGTGGAAACCGCGGTCCTCCTCAAGGAGATCGCCAGGACACGCTCCGTGGTTGTCGTCGAACACGACATGGGCTTCATCCGCGACCTCGGTGTCAAGGTCACCTGTCTTGCCGAAGGTTCGGTGCTGGCGGAAGGTTCGATCGATTTCGTCAGCAACGATCCAAAGGTAATCGAGAATTATCTCGGCCGGTGA
- the urtE gene encoding urea ABC transporter ATP-binding subunit UrtE has protein sequence MLKVENVNLHYGAAQALRNVSFKAEMGKITCVLGRNGVGKSSLLRAITGQHAVSSGSIAFNGIALDGMAPFRRAKLGVGYVPQGREIFPLLTVNENLETGYAPLKRAERSIPEDIFSLFPVLQSMLSRRGGDLSGGQQQQLAIARALVARPKILVLDEPTEGIQPSIIKDIGRAIKYLKESTGMAILLVEQYLDFCRDLADHVYIMDRGAFVHEGPAETLDTPEARRHLTV, from the coding sequence ATGTTGAAGGTCGAGAACGTCAATCTGCATTACGGTGCCGCCCAGGCACTGCGCAACGTCTCCTTCAAGGCGGAGATGGGCAAGATCACCTGCGTGCTCGGGCGCAATGGTGTCGGCAAGTCGAGCCTGCTTCGGGCGATCACCGGCCAGCATGCGGTGAGTTCCGGCTCGATCGCCTTCAATGGGATCGCGCTCGACGGCATGGCACCTTTCCGCCGCGCCAAGCTGGGCGTCGGCTATGTACCGCAGGGCCGCGAGATCTTTCCGCTGTTGACGGTGAACGAAAATCTGGAGACAGGCTATGCGCCGCTGAAGCGGGCCGAGCGCTCGATCCCCGAGGATATCTTCAGCCTGTTTCCCGTTCTTCAGTCGATGCTCTCCCGGCGCGGCGGCGACTTATCCGGCGGCCAGCAGCAGCAGCTTGCGATTGCCCGGGCGCTCGTCGCCCGGCCGAAGATCCTCGTCCTCGACGAGCCGACCGAGGGTATCCAGCCGTCGATCATCAAGGATATCGGCCGCGCGATCAAATACCTGAAGGAGTCGACCGGCATGGCAATCCTGCTCGTCGAGCAATATCTCGATTTCTGCCGGGACCTTGCCGACCACGTCTACATCATGGATCGCGGCGCCTTTGTACATGAGGGGCCGGCAGAGACACTGGATACGCCGGAAGCGCGCCGCCATCTGACCGTATAA
- the repA gene encoding plasmid partitioning protein RepA produces the protein MDMTGSTAEAASAIGEAGVDIGLRQPADEAIAADARALSEQLKAMRDRLFPPLAMKTLRSFTSGEAAKLIGVSDGYLRQLSLAGEGPQPDTGTGGRRSYSLSDINALRRHLAEQALAKGNGAKARGYLKWRDATRGEHLQVISVTNFKGGSGKTTSSVHLAQYLALTGHRVLAVDLDPQASLSALFGYQPELDLTGNDTLYGAIRYDAEARPLREIIRKTYFDGLDLVPGNLELQEFEHTTPQALSARQSGADAGPLFFARVQTALASVADDYDVVVIDCPPQLGYLTLSALCASTSVIVTVHPQMLDVASMNQFLYMTSDLLSVVREAGGELKFDFLRYLVTRFEPNDGPQAQIVGFMRSLFGDRVLTSAMVKSTAISDAGLTKQTLYEVGRENFTRATYDRAIESLNGVNGEIEALIHAAWGR, from the coding sequence ATGGACATGACCGGTTCGACGGCTGAAGCCGCAAGCGCGATCGGGGAGGCGGGGGTTGATATAGGCCTTCGCCAGCCGGCGGACGAGGCGATCGCGGCGGATGCGCGCGCGCTTTCGGAGCAGCTGAAGGCGATGCGAGACCGGCTGTTTCCGCCCTTGGCGATGAAGACGCTCAGAAGCTTCACCTCCGGCGAGGCCGCAAAGCTCATCGGTGTTTCCGACGGCTATCTCCGGCAGCTTTCACTTGCGGGCGAGGGGCCCCAGCCTGATACGGGCACGGGTGGGCGGCGCTCCTATTCGCTCTCCGACATCAACGCGCTACGCCGCCATCTTGCCGAACAGGCACTTGCCAAGGGCAACGGCGCCAAGGCGCGCGGCTACCTCAAATGGCGCGATGCCACGCGGGGCGAGCATCTGCAGGTCATCTCCGTCACCAACTTCAAAGGCGGGTCCGGCAAGACCACCTCGTCGGTTCATCTGGCTCAATATCTCGCCTTGACCGGCCATAGAGTGCTGGCGGTCGACCTCGACCCGCAGGCCTCGCTCTCGGCGCTTTTCGGCTACCAGCCGGAGCTGGACCTGACCGGCAACGACACGCTCTACGGCGCCATCCGCTATGACGCCGAAGCGCGGCCGCTGCGAGAGATCATCCGCAAGACCTATTTCGACGGGCTAGACCTGGTGCCGGGCAATCTCGAACTGCAGGAATTCGAGCACACCACGCCGCAGGCCTTGAGCGCCCGCCAGAGCGGCGCGGATGCCGGGCCCTTGTTCTTCGCCCGCGTGCAGACGGCACTCGCAAGCGTCGCCGATGATTACGACGTCGTCGTCATCGACTGCCCGCCGCAACTCGGCTATCTGACGCTTTCGGCGCTCTGCGCCTCGACCTCGGTCATCGTCACCGTACATCCGCAGATGCTCGACGTCGCCTCGATGAACCAGTTCCTCTACATGACCTCGGACCTGCTCAGCGTCGTGCGCGAGGCCGGCGGTGAGCTCAAATTCGATTTCCTGCGCTATCTCGTCACCCGCTTCGAGCCGAATGACGGACCGCAGGCGCAGATCGTGGGCTTCATGCGCTCGCTCTTCGGTGACCGGGTGCTGACTTCGGCCATGGTCAAATCGACGGCGATCTCGGATGCGGGGCTTACCAAGCAGACGCTCTACGAAGTCGGCCGGGAGAATTTCACCCGCGCGACCTATGACCGTGCAATCGAGTCGCTCAACGGCGTCAACGGCGAGATCGAGGCTCTCATTCACGCGGCATGGGGGCGCTAG